From one Suicoccus acidiformans genomic stretch:
- a CDS encoding alpha-amylase: MAFNTAVMQYFEWYLDDDGKLWQQLAEDAEHLNELGITHLWMPPAFKGTGTNDVGYGVYDLYDLGEFDQQGTVRTKYGTKDEYIQAIRALKDQGIKPIADVVLNHRANGDEKERFPVLKMDPNNRQQPISDVYEIEGWTHFTFPGRKGKYSDFTWHYYHFSGIDYDALNEETGIFMIMDENHGWADNESVDDEKGNYDYLMFCDVDYSEPEVVEETLKWVEWYIEETEVEGFRLDAIKHIDRDFMEQFIKHVKEKYGDDFYVFGEYWDPDYDGEGGYLQDVDYIFKLVDVSLHNNFFMASKAGGSYDMRKILDGSLLNEQPWNAVTFVENHDTQWGQSLEASVEPWFKPLAYAMILLLQDGNPTIFYGDYYGVKNEHPFDGLQYELDGLLYLRKYHAYGEEIRYFDDAQCIGWTRLGNDEFPNGLAVIMTNGDMSEKQMHMGRANSGKKFVDYLGNNDAVVEIDENGDGLFPVGPGSVSVWINQEAVDNYQA, encoded by the coding sequence ATGGCTTTTAATACGGCAGTAATGCAATATTTTGAGTGGTATTTAGATGATGATGGAAAGCTCTGGCAACAACTTGCTGAGGATGCTGAACATTTGAATGAATTGGGCATAACCCATCTATGGATGCCTCCGGCTTTTAAAGGTACCGGAACGAATGATGTAGGTTATGGGGTGTATGACTTATATGATTTGGGTGAATTCGACCAACAAGGAACTGTTCGGACTAAATACGGTACGAAAGATGAGTATATACAAGCAATCCGAGCTTTGAAAGATCAAGGAATCAAACCGATTGCAGATGTGGTGTTGAATCACCGAGCTAATGGGGATGAAAAGGAACGCTTTCCCGTCCTGAAGATGGATCCAAATAATCGCCAACAACCAATTTCTGATGTTTATGAAATTGAGGGCTGGACTCATTTCACTTTCCCAGGACGCAAGGGGAAATATAGTGATTTTACTTGGCACTATTATCACTTTTCCGGTATTGATTATGATGCATTAAATGAAGAGACCGGCATCTTTATGATTATGGATGAGAATCATGGTTGGGCTGACAATGAATCAGTCGATGACGAAAAAGGAAACTATGATTATCTCATGTTCTGTGACGTGGATTATAGTGAGCCAGAGGTTGTTGAAGAGACTTTAAAATGGGTCGAGTGGTATATTGAAGAAACAGAAGTTGAAGGTTTCCGTCTAGACGCTATCAAACACATTGACCGTGATTTTATGGAGCAATTTATTAAACATGTGAAAGAAAAATACGGAGATGATTTCTATGTGTTTGGTGAATATTGGGATCCCGATTATGATGGTGAGGGTGGATATTTACAAGATGTGGATTATATATTTAAATTGGTAGATGTCTCCTTACATAATAATTTCTTCATGGCGAGTAAAGCAGGTGGAAGTTATGATATGCGTAAAATCTTAGATGGAAGTCTCCTTAACGAGCAGCCTTGGAATGCCGTTACCTTTGTAGAAAATCATGATACCCAGTGGGGGCAATCACTGGAAGCGTCGGTTGAGCCATGGTTCAAGCCATTAGCTTATGCGATGATTTTACTGTTACAAGATGGTAACCCTACGATTTTTTATGGGGATTATTATGGTGTGAAGAATGAGCATCCATTTGATGGCTTACAGTATGAATTAGATGGTTTGCTTTATTTGCGTAAGTATCATGCCTATGGAGAAGAAATACGTTATTTCGATGATGCACAGTGTATTGGTTGGACCCGTTTGGGTAACGATGAATTTCCGAATGGTCTAGCCGTAATTATGACCAATGGGGATATGAGTGAAAAGCAAATGCATATGGGCCGGGCAAATTCAGGCAAAAAATTTGTTGATTATTTGGGAAATAATGATGCAGTTGTAGAAATCGATGAGAATGGAGACGGTCTGTTTCCAGTGGGGCCAGGATCTGTTTCAGTATGGATCAACCAGGAAGCCGTTGACAATTACCAAGCATAA
- a CDS encoding DHH family phosphoesterase, translating into MPSKDKLKRFVLILQSLDFRWQLYIIVVSYILIMLFALLRFWQIGVLLLILLILSVVFIILNVDKILSNLNILASDLSKDIKDSQENALFRSPIGIIIYSDNLRVRWLNPSMQSFFAEEDLLGNRLDELNPIFSEILKLSCDEQWQLVSLGECTFKVIHQKEVHAIYMMDVSEEADILQQRQFDRIVFGFLILDDYDEVQDSLDDNQAASIDADLIHRLNAWSNGHGIYIKRIDEERFILLMNKESLNRLEEEKFQYFNELREYFYARNIPLSASIGIAYSNEDDYSVLELSKQAQLNLELALGRGGDQTVIKANDGPARFYGGNTNPSEKRTNVRAKLVFQALQTSIQQSEVILISGHKSPDMDSIGSALGVYKLTQQLNKQAYIILNENKLNKDITQLLSLQNPTKMQDVFISPEEASTLVNASTLLILVDHHRPSLSEAESLLNLCDTVIIDHHRRSEDFPERVVLTYIEPYASSASEMITEFFMNQQNTEESLSKFEATALLAGIIVDTNNFASRTGSRTFDAASYLKSRGANTNDIQRILKEDYASIIQKNQLLEQMEIREDGTAITVAEDNDIYSNIIPSQTADMMLDIIGVEASFVIYRRDKGQVNISARSLGKINVQTIMEKLGGGGHLNNAATQIYDVSVQEAYQQLIEVIEAI; encoded by the coding sequence ATGCCCTCCAAGGATAAACTGAAGCGATTTGTACTGATATTACAGTCTTTAGATTTTCGCTGGCAATTATATATCATCGTTGTTAGCTATATTCTTATCATGCTATTCGCTTTACTACGTTTTTGGCAAATTGGAGTTTTGTTACTTATACTCCTGATTCTATCAGTTGTTTTTATAATTTTAAATGTTGATAAAATTTTAAGTAATCTAAATATTCTTGCCAGTGACTTATCGAAAGACATTAAAGACTCTCAAGAAAATGCTCTATTTCGTTCACCTATTGGTATTATTATTTATAGTGATAATTTAAGAGTACGTTGGTTAAATCCGTCTATGCAAAGTTTCTTTGCCGAAGAAGATCTCTTAGGTAATCGTCTGGATGAATTGAATCCCATATTCAGCGAAATTCTTAAACTATCCTGTGATGAACAATGGCAATTAGTTAGCCTGGGTGAATGCACCTTTAAGGTCATTCACCAGAAAGAAGTTCATGCGATATATATGATGGACGTTAGTGAGGAAGCTGATATTCTGCAACAGCGTCAATTTGATCGAATTGTATTCGGCTTTCTGATTCTAGATGATTATGATGAAGTTCAAGATTCTCTTGATGATAATCAGGCAGCATCAATTGATGCAGATTTAATTCATCGTCTAAACGCCTGGTCTAATGGACACGGGATTTATATTAAACGGATAGATGAAGAACGCTTTATTCTACTCATGAATAAGGAATCTTTAAATCGACTCGAAGAAGAAAAATTCCAATATTTTAATGAGTTGAGAGAGTACTTTTACGCTAGAAACATACCTCTTTCTGCAAGTATAGGTATCGCGTATTCCAATGAGGATGATTATAGTGTCTTAGAGTTAAGTAAACAAGCACAATTAAATCTTGAGTTAGCTTTAGGAAGAGGTGGCGATCAGACAGTCATTAAGGCCAATGACGGTCCGGCTAGATTTTATGGTGGCAACACAAACCCAAGTGAAAAAAGGACTAATGTAAGAGCTAAATTGGTTTTCCAAGCTTTACAAACATCAATCCAACAAAGCGAAGTTATCCTTATTTCAGGTCATAAGTCTCCGGATATGGATTCAATAGGCTCTGCTTTAGGCGTTTATAAGCTAACTCAACAACTGAATAAACAAGCCTATATTATCTTAAACGAGAATAAATTGAATAAAGATATCACTCAATTATTAAGTTTACAGAACCCTACAAAAATGCAAGATGTTTTTATTAGTCCTGAAGAAGCTAGTACTTTAGTAAATGCTTCTACTCTGCTTATATTGGTAGATCATCATCGACCGTCTCTAAGCGAAGCAGAAAGCTTGTTGAATCTATGTGATACTGTTATTATCGATCATCATCGACGCAGTGAAGACTTTCCAGAAAGAGTTGTTCTAACCTATATTGAACCTTATGCTTCTTCTGCATCTGAAATGATAACGGAATTCTTCATGAATCAACAGAATACTGAAGAGTCACTAAGTAAGTTTGAGGCTACGGCCTTGTTGGCAGGAATTATTGTTGATACAAATAATTTTGCTTCCCGGACAGGTTCACGAACCTTTGATGCAGCCAGTTATTTGAAATCACGAGGAGCTAATACAAATGATATTCAACGTATCTTAAAAGAAGATTACGCATCTATTATTCAAAAGAATCAATTGCTTGAACAGATGGAGATTCGTGAAGACGGCACTGCTATTACGGTTGCGGAAGATAATGATATTTATAGTAATATTATTCCATCGCAGACAGCTGATATGATGTTAGATATTATCGGTGTAGAAGCATCCTTCGTCATTTATCGAAGAGATAAGGGACAAGTTAATATAAGTGCAAGAAGCTTAGGAAAAATCAATGTTCAGACCATTATGGAAAAACTTGGCGGTGGAGGTCATCTTAATAATGCGGCAACTCAAATTTACGATGTATCTGTCCAAGAAGCATACCAACAATTAATTGAAGTTATTGAAGCGATATAA
- a CDS encoding dUTP diphosphatase — MSQERKRGFEVIQAYQAQNIELPQRATTHAAGYDIAAAEDVVLPSFYKQIFKHVALELKQWIHGSGQDTSRATEAEILQPTLVPTGLKAYMQEDEYLQIVNRSSNPLKRRLMLPNGFGVIDADYYNNPSNEGHIYVQLINFGLSDYTIRKGDRIAQGIFVPFLLIDGDEGGQAVRSGGFGSSDDNNHLQEEA; from the coding sequence GTGAGTCAAGAGAGAAAACGCGGCTTTGAAGTTATTCAAGCCTATCAAGCGCAAAATATCGAGTTACCTCAAAGAGCGACCACACATGCTGCAGGCTATGACATTGCCGCGGCAGAAGATGTTGTATTGCCAAGTTTCTATAAGCAAATTTTTAAGCACGTGGCTTTAGAATTGAAACAATGGATTCATGGGAGCGGCCAGGACACATCGAGAGCCACAGAGGCAGAGATACTTCAGCCAACCCTTGTGCCGACTGGTTTAAAAGCTTATATGCAAGAAGATGAGTATTTGCAAATTGTAAATCGCTCCAGCAATCCCCTTAAGCGACGTCTTATGTTACCGAATGGCTTTGGTGTGATTGATGCAGATTATTATAATAATCCATCCAATGAAGGACATATTTATGTTCAGTTAATTAATTTTGGTTTAAGTGACTATACTATTCGTAAAGGAGATCGCATTGCTCAGGGAATATTTGTTCCGTTTTTACTGATAGATGGCGATGAAGGCGGCCAAGCGGTTAGAAGTGGTGGTTTTGGTTCTTCCGATGATAATAATCACCTGCAGGAGGAAGCATAA
- a CDS encoding C39 family peptidase: MKQQNKNILSATITLAIALLSIFLIFAVLRSNQSENEIQQSDSKTLLQTEPPPSESRQQITGLTSEEEEQIHHKMRNFSLNNPESIHTLQSLIQPYADDLLANQASVLNTLDIYNINEEDVSQHILPDYPAQYMNLSPKQFDVPLLLQKDPEWRNIKYGNEYYEPLGDAGCAILTLAMLESYFSNKIILPTDILAWSKGDYYVNNEGTSWLIFGDFAEAFDYQFMNYGGNFYEAMKGLDKGELIVASVEPGFFTDIGHILLIRGYNNGKVYVNDPNDDLTKMYSIQGLDESIFLDEGVNYWGFTK; this comes from the coding sequence GTGAAACAGCAGAATAAAAATATATTGTCAGCTACGATAACCCTCGCTATAGCGTTACTGTCCATTTTTTTAATTTTTGCGGTACTGAGAAGCAATCAATCTGAAAATGAGATTCAACAATCTGACTCCAAGACTCTATTGCAGACTGAACCGCCCCCGTCAGAAAGCCGTCAACAGATTACTGGCTTAACTTCTGAAGAGGAGGAGCAAATACATCATAAGATGCGTAATTTTTCACTAAATAATCCTGAAAGCATTCATACTTTACAATCGCTTATCCAACCATATGCAGATGATTTACTCGCCAATCAAGCTTCTGTGCTTAATACTCTTGATATATATAACATTAATGAAGAAGATGTGAGTCAACATATTCTCCCTGATTATCCAGCCCAGTATATGAACCTAAGCCCCAAACAATTTGATGTACCTTTACTACTTCAGAAAGATCCTGAATGGCGTAATATCAAATATGGCAATGAATATTACGAACCTTTAGGGGATGCTGGTTGTGCTATATTAACTTTAGCCATGCTCGAAAGTTACTTTTCAAACAAAATAATCTTGCCGACTGATATTCTAGCCTGGAGTAAAGGGGATTATTATGTCAATAATGAAGGAACATCCTGGCTAATATTTGGTGATTTTGCTGAGGCATTTGATTATCAATTTATGAATTATGGCGGCAACTTTTATGAAGCCATGAAAGGTTTAGATAAAGGGGAGTTGATTGTTGCCTCTGTTGAACCAGGTTTTTTTACAGATATTGGGCATATTCTCTTAATTCGCGGCTACAATAATGGTAAAGTTTATGTCAATGATCCGAATGATGATTTGACTAAGATGTATAGCATTCAAGGGCTTGATGAATCGATTTTCCTTGACGAAGGCGTTAATTATTGGGGATTTACAAAATAA
- the radA gene encoding DNA repair protein RadA — MAKKRTIYECLACGYESPKWLGKCPNCGAWNQMEEQLQVAPSNKPAIQVSIAKNETAPGAYTLKDIQASQENRIKTQSQEFDRVLGGGIVPGSLVLIGGDPGIGKSTLLLQISIQLANNKENILYVSGEESLSQIKLRAERLDVTNDEFYLMSETDLTIIAQEIQRLAPDFVVIDSIQTMQVPEHNGVAGSVAQVREATATLMRIAKENHIAIFIVGHVTKEGNIAGPRMLEHMVDTVLYFEGEEFNRFRILRAVKNRFGSTHEMGVFEMQDTGLQEVANPSQLFLEERIPGATGSAVIPSLEGTRVMLAEIQSLMTPTVFGNARRTVSGIDYQRVNLMLAVMEKHCGLLVQNQDAFFKTTGGVRLNEPAIDLAIAVSIASSYWEKAIDIKDCFIGEIGLTGEVRRVSQVKERIKEAHKLGFKRVFIPQTNYEDLDIDLAIEIIPVRTVRQAISIVFPT, encoded by the coding sequence TTGGCCAAGAAACGAACGATTTACGAATGTTTGGCCTGTGGTTATGAATCCCCTAAGTGGTTGGGCAAATGTCCTAATTGTGGTGCTTGGAACCAGATGGAAGAGCAACTACAAGTTGCGCCATCAAACAAGCCAGCAATTCAGGTTAGTATTGCTAAGAATGAGACAGCGCCTGGAGCCTATACCTTAAAAGATATTCAAGCGAGTCAGGAGAATCGAATCAAAACTCAGTCCCAGGAATTTGACCGCGTTTTAGGTGGTGGTATTGTTCCAGGGTCATTGGTACTGATTGGAGGAGATCCTGGTATTGGTAAGTCAACCTTGCTCTTACAAATTTCGATTCAACTAGCTAATAACAAGGAGAATATTCTCTATGTTTCTGGTGAGGAAAGTCTTTCGCAAATTAAGCTTAGAGCTGAACGCTTAGACGTGACCAACGATGAATTTTACTTAATGTCTGAGACTGATTTAACGATTATTGCCCAGGAAATACAAAGACTTGCTCCTGATTTTGTTGTGATTGATTCCATCCAAACCATGCAAGTCCCAGAACATAATGGTGTGGCTGGAAGCGTAGCGCAAGTCCGCGAAGCTACTGCGACTTTAATGCGCATTGCTAAAGAAAATCATATTGCTATCTTCATCGTAGGCCATGTAACCAAGGAAGGAAATATTGCAGGACCTCGGATGTTAGAGCATATGGTAGATACAGTGCTCTACTTTGAAGGAGAGGAATTTAATCGCTTCCGTATCTTAAGAGCGGTGAAAAATCGTTTTGGTTCTACACATGAGATGGGTGTATTTGAGATGCAGGATACGGGCCTACAAGAAGTAGCGAATCCTTCGCAATTATTTCTTGAAGAGCGAATTCCGGGTGCCACAGGCTCAGCTGTTATACCATCGCTTGAAGGAACCCGGGTTATGTTAGCCGAGATTCAATCTTTAATGACGCCGACCGTATTCGGAAACGCTAGACGAACAGTCAGTGGCATTGATTACCAACGAGTGAACCTGATGTTGGCAGTTATGGAAAAGCATTGTGGACTCTTAGTCCAAAATCAAGATGCTTTCTTTAAAACCACTGGGGGCGTTCGTTTGAACGAACCAGCGATTGATTTGGCGATTGCTGTAAGTATTGCATCGAGTTATTGGGAGAAGGCTATTGATATTAAAGATTGTTTTATTGGCGAAATTGGCTTAACCGGAGAAGTTCGCCGGGTTAGTCAGGTGAAGGAAAGAATAAAAGAAGCACATAAATTAGGCTTTAAACGAGTTTTTATACCACAAACGAACTATGAAGACTTAGATATTGATTTAGCTATTGAAATTATTCCTGTGCGAACGGTTCGACAGGCTATTTCCATTGTCTTTCCGACTTAG
- the glnA gene encoding type I glutamate--ammonia ligase, which yields MSPRKWSREEIIENAEACDVRFIRLMFTDIFGVVKNVEIPRSQLEKALDGEMGFDGSSIDGFVRIEESDMFLIPDLDTWLVYNWNGEGGRVASLICDVDDQNHLSFLGDPRNNLKRVLNRLKDFGFTSFNLGPEPEFFLFKRDSNGNPSMNLNDHGGYFDLAPTDLGETCRRDIVLELEELGFEIEASHHENAPGQHEIDWKYSDALTAADNIQIFKLIVKTVALRHNLHATFMPKPIYGIAGSGMHFNVSLFTEEGNAFYDPNSDDQLSDIAHYFIGGLLKYAKGYTAIVNPTVNSYKRLVSGYEAPVYIAWSGQNRSPLVRIPAARGNSTRVEVRSVDPSANPYLALAALLAAGLKGIEDQIVPPHSVQRNIFDMTQDERSHEHIDRLPETLKEAIFEFENEPVILEAMGEHISRNFIEEKTIEYEAYQEQVTQWELEKYWNFY from the coding sequence ATGAGTCCTAGAAAGTGGAGTAGAGAAGAAATTATCGAAAATGCGGAAGCCTGTGATGTACGATTTATTCGACTGATGTTTACGGATATCTTTGGAGTAGTAAAAAATGTTGAAATTCCCCGTTCACAATTGGAGAAAGCTTTAGATGGTGAAATGGGATTTGATGGGTCATCCATTGATGGTTTTGTGCGAATTGAAGAAAGTGATATGTTTCTAATACCTGATTTAGACACATGGTTGGTATATAACTGGAATGGTGAGGGGGGGCGTGTTGCTTCACTTATCTGTGACGTCGATGACCAAAACCATCTGTCTTTTCTAGGCGATCCACGTAATAATTTAAAACGCGTCTTGAATCGATTAAAGGACTTTGGTTTTACTTCTTTCAATTTAGGGCCTGAGCCAGAATTTTTCTTATTTAAACGAGATAGCAACGGTAATCCAAGTATGAATCTGAATGATCATGGAGGATATTTTGATTTGGCGCCGACCGACTTAGGCGAAACATGTCGCCGTGACATTGTCTTGGAGTTAGAAGAATTGGGCTTTGAAATTGAAGCTAGCCATCACGAGAATGCTCCAGGCCAACATGAAATTGATTGGAAGTATAGTGATGCCTTGACCGCAGCGGATAATATCCAAATTTTCAAGTTAATTGTTAAGACAGTCGCTTTACGCCATAATCTGCATGCTACTTTTATGCCGAAACCGATTTATGGTATCGCAGGAAGTGGAATGCATTTCAATGTATCTCTATTTACGGAGGAAGGCAATGCCTTTTATGATCCAAATTCTGATGATCAGTTATCGGATATAGCGCATTATTTTATTGGGGGCTTACTGAAGTACGCTAAAGGTTACACGGCCATTGTCAATCCAACAGTCAATTCCTATAAACGGTTGGTTAGCGGTTATGAAGCACCGGTATATATTGCTTGGAGTGGTCAAAATCGTAGTCCCTTAGTGCGTATTCCAGCAGCCAGAGGTAACTCAACACGGGTTGAGGTTCGCAGTGTGGATCCTTCCGCGAATCCTTATTTGGCACTAGCAGCCTTGTTAGCAGCAGGCTTGAAAGGTATTGAAGATCAGATTGTGCCACCACATTCTGTACAACGAAATATCTTTGATATGACTCAAGATGAACGTAGCCATGAACATATTGACCGTTTACCTGAAACACTTAAGGAAGCTATCTTTGAGTTTGAGAATGAACCAGTTATTCTCGAAGCGATGGGAGAACATATTTCAAGGAATTTTATTGAAGAAAAGACCATTGAATATGAGGCCTATCAAGAACAAGTGACCCAATGGGAATTAGAGAAATATTGGAATTTCTATTAA
- a CDS encoding PIN/TRAM domain-containing protein: protein MYRKIITLLSGIIGLSFGITVGPAIWMSMDVSNQFLGNPLINAVIFGFIFILLGLLIAPIIERTISRLIDWINRQRPLSLVIHTIGTLIGLVIGYLVSLPFTALNIPFLSTTLPVVSSIVLALVGYQTVRSREEEIIDSFENWKLLRQGEKNKAEDVQPIKEEVELPQEPVNTPHENFQPYKLLDTSVIIDGRIVDIVRTNFIEGTLLIPNFVLHELQLIADSSDNLKRAKGRRGLDILNELQSDANVSLESYEGDFDDLTDVDSKLVRLAKMIDAVVVTNDYNLNKVCEFQNITVFNINELANALKPILIPGEELSVFIIKAGTERKQGVAYLDDGTMIVVEDGQNYMNEEISVIVTSALQTAAGRMIFAKPI from the coding sequence ATGTATCGCAAAATTATTACGTTATTGAGTGGCATTATCGGCTTGAGTTTCGGTATTACAGTAGGTCCAGCTATTTGGATGAGCATGGATGTGAGCAATCAATTCCTGGGTAATCCCTTGATTAATGCAGTTATATTTGGTTTTATTTTTATTCTATTGGGACTTCTGATTGCACCAATTATCGAACGAACGATTTCACGGTTAATTGATTGGATTAATCGGCAAAGACCACTTAGTTTGGTTATTCATACTATTGGCACATTAATTGGTTTAGTGATTGGTTACTTAGTTTCATTACCTTTTACAGCTTTGAATATCCCTTTTCTATCTACGACTTTACCAGTGGTTTCTTCGATTGTTTTAGCACTTGTTGGTTATCAAACGGTAAGAAGTCGAGAAGAAGAAATTATCGATTCTTTTGAGAATTGGAAACTATTACGCCAGGGTGAAAAAAATAAAGCAGAAGATGTGCAGCCTATAAAAGAAGAGGTAGAATTGCCTCAGGAACCTGTCAATACACCGCATGAAAATTTCCAACCTTATAAACTTTTAGATACCAGCGTGATTATTGATGGGCGGATTGTTGATATTGTGCGAACAAACTTTATTGAAGGCACGTTATTAATCCCTAATTTTGTTCTGCATGAATTACAATTGATTGCGGACTCTTCTGATAATCTTAAACGGGCTAAGGGTCGACGTGGGTTAGATATTCTCAATGAATTACAAAGTGATGCGAACGTATCTCTTGAGTCTTATGAAGGTGACTTTGATGATTTGACCGATGTGGATAGCAAATTGGTTCGTCTGGCTAAGATGATTGATGCGGTTGTCGTAACGAATGATTATAATTTAAATAAAGTGTGTGAATTCCAGAATATTACTGTCTTTAATATTAATGAATTGGCGAATGCTCTCAAACCTATTCTAATACCCGGTGAGGAACTATCAGTATTTATTATTAAGGCCGGAACAGAACGCAAGCAAGGTGTAGCTTATTTGGATGATGGCACGATGATTGTAGTTGAAGACGGTCAGAATTATATGAATGAAGAGATTTCTGTGATAGTAACGAGTGCCTTACAGACGGCAGCGGGACGGATGATTTTTGCTAAGCCTATTTAA
- the dnaB gene encoding replicative DNA helicase, which translates to MEQAFDRVLPYSEEAEKSVLGALLLDPIKMGTVTAIIEEEDFYKRSHQLIFAAMATIFDNNGSIDLVTLYNQLDSYDQLENVGGNEYLLDLAEFTPTAANIEDYAHIVRDKATLRRLISASQTISQLAYEESDEVLNIIDQSEKLILSIGDDSQSTRPRAMRELIGEAFERIVELSERKQDIVGLPSGYIELDKLTTGFRPDQLIIIAARPAVGKTAFALNIAQNVATKSKIPVVVFSLEMGSVDLVNRMICAEGNINATNLRTGQLTQDEWESLMVATDVLKDAPIFIDDTAGIKVSEIRAKCRRLKQENPDLGLIVIDYLQLIEGTGKENRQQEVSEISRQLKKLAKELGVPVIALSQLSRGLEHRQNKRPMLSDIRESGSIEQDADIVAFLYREDYHQKEDDEEQNAYQDDMPDNTVEVILAKNRSGARDTVNLLFKKEYNKFSSLSFRADQPEFNP; encoded by the coding sequence TTGGAACAAGCATTTGATCGTGTCTTACCTTATAGTGAAGAGGCTGAGAAATCTGTTCTAGGTGCTTTGCTGTTAGATCCAATCAAGATGGGGACAGTCACAGCTATAATAGAGGAAGAAGATTTCTATAAAAGAAGTCACCAGCTTATTTTTGCTGCGATGGCGACTATTTTTGATAATAATGGTTCCATTGATTTAGTAACTTTATATAATCAATTAGATTCTTATGACCAATTAGAGAACGTTGGGGGTAATGAATATTTACTTGATTTAGCAGAATTTACACCGACAGCAGCTAACATCGAAGATTATGCTCATATTGTCCGAGATAAGGCTACTTTGAGAAGACTTATCTCGGCGAGTCAGACGATTAGTCAATTAGCCTACGAGGAAAGCGATGAAGTCTTAAATATTATTGATCAAAGTGAAAAGTTGATTTTATCTATCGGTGATGATAGTCAAAGCACGAGACCGAGAGCAATGCGTGAGTTAATCGGGGAAGCATTTGAGCGAATTGTCGAATTATCTGAAAGAAAGCAAGATATAGTAGGTTTGCCGAGTGGCTATATAGAGCTTGATAAATTAACCACGGGTTTTCGTCCCGATCAATTAATAATTATTGCTGCAAGGCCTGCAGTCGGTAAGACAGCCTTTGCTCTAAATATTGCTCAGAATGTAGCTACAAAATCGAAAATTCCCGTAGTGGTATTTTCCCTGGAAATGGGGTCTGTTGATCTCGTAAATCGGATGATCTGTGCAGAGGGCAATATAAATGCTACCAATTTAAGAACTGGTCAATTGACGCAAGACGAGTGGGAAAGCTTAATGGTGGCAACAGACGTATTAAAAGATGCACCGATTTTTATTGATGATACCGCAGGAATTAAAGTTTCAGAAATCCGAGCTAAATGCCGAAGACTTAAGCAAGAAAATCCTGACTTGGGATTGATTGTAATTGATTACTTGCAGCTAATTGAAGGGACTGGAAAAGAGAACCGACAACAAGAAGTATCAGAAATTTCCCGTCAATTAAAGAAATTAGCTAAGGAACTTGGGGTTCCTGTTATTGCTCTCTCGCAATTATCTAGAGGTTTAGAGCATCGCCAAAATAAAAGACCTATGTTAAGTGACATTCGGGAATCAGGTTCTATTGAACAAGATGCGGATATTGTTGCCTTTTTATACCGTGAAGACTACCATCAGAAAGAAGATGATGAAGAGCAGAACGCTTATCAAGACGACATGCCTGATAATACGGTTGAAGTTATTTTGGCCAAGAATAGAAGTGGTGCGAGAGATACAGTAAATTTACTATTCAAGAAAGAGTATAATAAATTTTCGAGTTTATCTTTTAGGGCAGATCAACCTGAATTTAACCCATAA
- the rplI gene encoding 50S ribosomal protein L9 produces the protein MKVILLQDVKKQGKKGDVIEVSDGYGRNYLIKNGLAKEASAAALNQLKSKKKAEARMAAEHLEESKETKAAIEKENVIVEIKVKLGEDGRLFGAITPKQIADELEDQYDIQVDRRKIQLKENLSAVGNYEVPIKLHPDVQAAIKVNVIGE, from the coding sequence ATGAAAGTTATTCTATTACAAGACGTTAAGAAACAAGGAAAAAAAGGTGATGTTATTGAGGTTTCAGATGGTTACGGAAGAAATTATTTAATTAAAAATGGCCTAGCTAAAGAAGCTAGCGCTGCTGCTCTAAACCAATTAAAATCGAAAAAGAAAGCTGAAGCACGTATGGCTGCTGAACATTTGGAAGAATCAAAAGAGACTAAAGCAGCTATTGAAAAAGAAAATGTTATTGTAGAAATTAAAGTGAAACTTGGCGAAGATGGTCGTCTCTTTGGTGCAATTACGCCTAAGCAAATTGCCGATGAACTAGAAGACCAGTATGATATTCAAGTAGACCGTAGAAAAATACAATTAAAAGAAAATTTATCAGCTGTAGGAAATTACGAGGTACCGATTAAACTCCATCCAGATGTTCAAGCGGCGATTAAAGTTAATGTAATCGGCGAGTAA